A region from the Salvelinus sp. IW2-2015 linkage group LG21, ASM291031v2, whole genome shotgun sequence genome encodes:
- the LOC111982271 gene encoding DNA-directed RNA polymerase III subunit RPC6, with amino-acid sequence MADVKKVKKESTDPVDIENRIKALCQQFPRGITDQVIQNDMPNLEAQQRAMAINRLLSLGQLDLLRNSSGLLYRMKDAQAASKMKGSDNQEKLVYQVIEDAGNKGIWSRDIRYKSNLPLTEINKILKNLESKKLIKAVKSVAASKKKVYMLYNLQPDRSVTGGAWYSDQDFESEFVEVLNQQCFKFLQSKAEVARDSKQNPMVQRNSSFATSHEVWKYICELGISKVDLSMEDIETILNTLIYDGKVEMTIIAAKEGTVGSVDGQMKLYRGVNPIIQPTGLVKAPCGLCPVFDDCHEGGEISPSNCVYMAEWLDF; translated from the exons ATGGCGGATGTAAAGAAAGTAAAGAAAGAATCCACAGATCCTGTAGACATTGAAAACAG GATAAAGGCGCTCTGTCAACAGTTCCCTCGTGGAATAACAGACCAGGTGATCCAGAATGACATGCCTAATTTGGAGGCTCAACAGAGAGCCATGGCCATCAACAGACTACTGTCATTG GGTCAGTTGGACCTTCTACGAAACAGCTCAGGTCTTCTATACCGCATGAAGGATGCCCAGGCAGCAAG CAAAATGAAAGGCTCCGACAATCAAGAGAAGCTGGTCTATCAGGTCATTGAGGATGCAGGAAACAAAG GGATCTGGAGTAGGGACATTAGATATAAGAGCAACCTTCCTCTGACAGAGATCAACAAGATCCTCAAGAACCTAGAGAGCAAGAAGCTGATCAAGGCTGTGAAATCAGTGGCT GCGTCAAAGAAGAAGGTTTACATGCTGTACAACCTGCAGCCAGACCGCTCGGTGACTGGGGGAGCCTGGTACAGTGACCAGGACTTTGAGTCTGAGTTTGTGGAGGTTCTCAATCAGCAGTGTTTCAAATTCCTTCAGAGTAAG GCCGAGGTGGCGAGGGACAGCAAGCAGAACCCCATGGTGCAAAGAAACAGCTCCTTTGCCACCTCTCACGAAGTGTGGAAGTATATTTGTGAACTCGGCATCAGCAAG GTGGACCTGTCTATGGAGGACATTGAGACTATTCTGAACACGCTCATCTACGACGGCAAGGTGGAGATGACCATCATCGCGGCCAAGGAGGGGACTGTGGGCAGTGTGGACGGCCAGATGAAGCTGTACAGAGGGGTCAACCCTATCATCCAGCCCACAGGCCTGGTCAAGGCGCCCTGTGGCCTCTGTCCG GTGTTTGATGACTGTCACGAAGGAGGCGAGATATCCCCCTCCAACTGTGTGTATATGGCAGAGTGGYTGGACTTTTGA
- the LOC111982278 gene encoding serine hydrolase RBBP9-like, translating to MQEELECDEETVIIGHSSGAAAAMRYAETHKVFGLILLGAYTSDLGDENERESGYFSRHWEWEQMRRNVGHIVQFGSKDDPFLPWEEQQVVAEGLGAELHKYIERGHFQNTIP from the exons ATGCAGGAGGAGCTCGAATGTGATGAGGAGACTGTCATCATTGGCCACAGCTCTGGGGCAGCTGCAGCTATGAG GTATGCAGAAACGCACAAAGTGTTTGGCCTCATTCTGTTGGGTGCCTATACTTCCGACCTGGgagatgagaatgagagagagagtg GATATTTTAGCCGGCACTGGGAGTGGGAGCAAATGAGAAGAAACGTTGGGCACATTGTTCAGTTTGGCTCCAAGGATGACCCCTTCCTGCCTTGGGAGGAGCAGCAAGTTGTGGCCGAGGGCTTGGGCGCGGAGCTGCACAAGTACATAGAACGAGGACACTTCCAGAACACAATTCCCTGA